In Qipengyuania psychrotolerans, one DNA window encodes the following:
- a CDS encoding MipA/OmpV family protein, with translation MIAATAFACGLATPVSAQDVGEGDVMPAGPPETVFDGDFLSVGVGVAYSPSYSGSDDYNFQVLPIVQGSLGGVDINPRPAGLALDFIPDPDEGVSFSLGPVFRINGDRNDIDNIEDDIVAAYGELDTAIEVGPSVGVKFPQLLNRYDSLSLNVDATWDVAGAHDGMRVTPSLTYFTPLSRGTAASLSFSTTWVDDNFADYYYSVPATNTLLAAAEVLPGFQAEGGFQSVGANLLLAQDLNGDVTDGGLSLIGLGGYSKLLGDAADTPFTSIRGSDDQFFVAVGIGYTF, from the coding sequence ATGATCGCCGCCACCGCATTCGCTTGTGGTCTGGCAACGCCGGTTTCCGCGCAGGATGTGGGCGAAGGCGATGTAATGCCCGCTGGCCCGCCAGAGACAGTGTTCGACGGCGATTTCCTTAGCGTGGGTGTCGGCGTTGCCTACAGCCCGAGCTATTCCGGCTCGGATGATTACAATTTCCAGGTTCTGCCGATCGTGCAGGGCTCGCTCGGCGGCGTCGATATCAATCCCCGTCCGGCAGGCTTGGCACTCGACTTTATTCCCGATCCGGACGAGGGCGTATCGTTTTCGCTGGGTCCGGTTTTCCGCATCAACGGCGATCGCAACGACATCGACAATATCGAAGACGATATCGTTGCTGCTTACGGCGAACTCGACACCGCAATCGAAGTCGGCCCGTCTGTTGGCGTGAAATTCCCCCAATTGCTCAACCGATACGACAGCTTGAGCCTCAACGTTGATGCGACCTGGGATGTTGCCGGGGCACATGACGGTATGCGCGTAACGCCGAGCCTTACGTATTTCACACCGCTAAGCAGGGGGACTGCTGCGTCGCTTTCGTTCAGCACGACGTGGGTCGATGATAATTTCGCGGATTATTACTACTCGGTCCCGGCGACCAACACCTTGCTTGCCGCAGCAGAAGTGTTGCCCGGCTTCCAGGCAGAAGGCGGCTTCCAGAGCGTTGGTGCCAACCTGTTGCTGGCGCAGGACCTCAACGGCGATGTCACCGATGGCGGATTGTCGCTGATCGGGCTCGGCGGTTATTCCAAGCTGTTAGGCGATGCGGCGGACACGCCGTTCACCAGCATTCGCGGCAGCGATGACCAATTCTTCGTGGCGGTGGGCATCGGCTACACCTTCTAG
- a CDS encoding S9 family peptidase, whose amino-acid sequence MNTLRRLAVATGLLATASIAAQAQARPMTPEDVAALESVGTVAVSPDGSRIAYTTARLPDVTEGEENGSTSQQLKMAYAPMNARDFLPDDMSVSGVAFSPDGRMVSFTWSDDDEDTAVWGIPVDGGAQRKLAAVKDSDVRSYAWAPDGSAIWMLAAAETDKDREKQSKAGFNAIVYEEEARLNRLFAAKIGAEVDGEPTKVTIPGYVSGFKVASNGTTGVVESAPTPQIDDAYTSKRAHVIDLSSGKVLAVVKTPGKLGDIEVSPDGRQLSMIAGVDMNDPADTTLHLVDVASGSYRALNAGAAEAAVDAEWLPDGRLAAVIHTGVQSSLRVYNADGSIDHEHDGGDLILSSVEAGGNTIAVEASSPKHPTELFVWNNGSFQRWTQHNPWLSEIDFGEQRAFTFTATDGQQVEGVLIEPVGGAPRGGAPLILNVHGGPEAHDSNGWQTAYSKPGQVAAGQGYAVFLPNYRGSTGYGTAFSKQHQGRYTDPEFRDLVDAKRALVEAGIADADRVGVTGGSYGGYATAWTSTYYSDEFAAGVMFVGISNQISKFGTTDIPYEMYNVHSRAWPWDNWQKMLDVSPVYHVDKANTPLLIMHGAEDTRVDPGQSYELYRSIKVRKPDLPVRLVLYPGEGHGNRKAAARYDYNLRMMRWFDTYLKTGNRDAALPAPRPELADGTVGTSKSDD is encoded by the coding sequence TTGAATACCCTTCGTCGCCTTGCAGTTGCCACCGGCCTGCTCGCTACCGCCTCCATCGCCGCACAGGCGCAGGCACGCCCGATGACCCCTGAAGATGTTGCCGCGCTCGAAAGCGTCGGCACTGTGGCCGTTTCGCCCGATGGAAGCCGGATCGCCTATACCACTGCCAGACTGCCGGACGTGACCGAAGGCGAGGAAAACGGTTCGACGTCACAGCAACTCAAGATGGCCTATGCGCCAATGAATGCCCGCGACTTCCTGCCTGACGACATGAGCGTTTCGGGCGTTGCATTCTCGCCCGATGGCCGAATGGTCAGCTTTACCTGGTCTGACGACGACGAAGACACTGCCGTTTGGGGCATCCCCGTGGACGGCGGCGCGCAGCGCAAGCTTGCAGCCGTCAAGGATTCCGATGTTCGTTCCTATGCATGGGCACCCGACGGATCTGCCATCTGGATGCTGGCTGCGGCAGAAACCGACAAGGACCGCGAGAAGCAGTCCAAAGCCGGTTTCAACGCCATCGTGTATGAAGAAGAAGCGCGCCTCAATCGCTTGTTCGCTGCGAAGATCGGCGCGGAAGTCGACGGCGAACCGACCAAAGTCACGATCCCCGGCTATGTCAGCGGCTTCAAGGTTGCCTCAAACGGCACAACGGGTGTTGTCGAAAGCGCGCCGACCCCGCAAATCGATGATGCCTATACCTCCAAGCGAGCGCATGTGATCGATCTGTCCAGCGGCAAGGTGCTCGCAGTGGTGAAAACACCGGGCAAACTGGGTGACATCGAAGTTTCACCTGACGGCCGCCAGCTGTCCATGATTGCCGGTGTCGACATGAATGACCCGGCAGACACCACGCTGCACCTCGTCGATGTGGCAAGCGGCTCTTACCGCGCGCTCAACGCTGGCGCGGCAGAGGCTGCGGTGGATGCCGAATGGCTTCCCGATGGCCGGCTCGCGGCAGTGATCCACACCGGCGTCCAGTCCTCTTTGCGGGTCTACAATGCCGACGGCAGCATCGACCACGAGCATGACGGCGGCGACCTTATCCTCAGCAGCGTCGAAGCAGGCGGCAACACGATTGCAGTCGAAGCCAGCAGCCCAAAGCATCCGACCGAATTGTTCGTCTGGAACAACGGTTCGTTCCAGCGCTGGACGCAGCACAACCCTTGGCTCTCTGAGATCGACTTTGGCGAGCAGCGCGCATTCACCTTCACTGCAACCGACGGTCAGCAAGTCGAAGGCGTGCTGATCGAGCCGGTTGGCGGCGCCCCTCGCGGCGGTGCCCCGCTGATCCTCAACGTCCATGGCGGCCCAGAAGCGCATGACAGCAATGGCTGGCAGACCGCTTATTCCAAGCCGGGACAGGTCGCTGCGGGTCAAGGTTACGCGGTGTTCCTCCCGAATTACCGCGGTTCGACGGGATATGGCACGGCATTTTCCAAGCAGCATCAGGGCCGCTACACCGATCCCGAATTCCGCGATCTGGTCGATGCCAAGCGGGCGCTGGTCGAAGCCGGTATTGCCGATGCTGACCGCGTCGGTGTGACAGGCGGATCATATGGTGGTTACGCAACCGCCTGGACCTCCACCTATTACAGCGATGAATTCGCAGCTGGCGTCATGTTCGTCGGGATTTCGAACCAAATTTCGAAATTCGGCACCACCGATATCCCGTACGAGATGTACAATGTTCACAGCCGCGCCTGGCCATGGGACAATTGGCAGAAGATGCTGGATGTCTCGCCGGTCTACCATGTCGACAAGGCCAACACGCCGCTGCTGATCATGCACGGTGCAGAAGACACGCGTGTCGATCCGGGCCAGAGCTACGAGCTTTATCGTTCGATCAAGGTGCGCAAGCCCGATCTCCCCGTGCGCCTGGTGCTGTATCCGGGCGAAGGCCACGGCAACCGCAAGGCGGCCGCACGCTACGATTACAACCTGCGCATGATGCGGTGGTTCGACACCTATCTGAAGACCGGGAACCGCGATGCCGCATTGCCGGCTCCGCGTCCGGAACTCGCCGACGGCACAGTCGGAACGAGTAAGTCGGACGACTGA